In Pseudomonas fluorescens, the following are encoded in one genomic region:
- the nagZ gene encoding beta-N-acetylhexosaminidase: MTAGLQGSLMVDVAGTWLTAEDRQLLRQPEVGGLIIFARNIEHPRQVRELSAAIRAIRPDLLLAVDQEGGRVQRLRQGFVRLPAMRAIADNPNAEYLAEQCGWIMATEVLAVGLDLSFAPVLDLDYQRSAVVGTRSFEGDPERAALLAGAFIRGMNSAGMAATGKHFPGHGWAEADSHVAIPNDERSLDEIRANDLVPFAKLSKQLAAVMPAHVIYPQVDSQPAGFSRRWLQDILRGELQFDGVIFSDDLSMAGAHVVGDAASRIEAALTAGCDMGLVCNDRAAAELALSAAQRLKVKPSERIARMRGQSFASTEYRQDPRWLAAVGALKEAQLID; the protein is encoded by the coding sequence ATGACTGCTGGCTTGCAAGGCTCGTTGATGGTGGACGTCGCCGGTACCTGGCTGACGGCTGAAGATCGCCAATTGTTACGCCAGCCCGAAGTGGGTGGCCTGATCATCTTTGCCCGCAACATCGAGCATCCACGCCAGGTGCGTGAATTGAGTGCGGCGATCAGAGCCATTCGTCCGGATCTGCTATTGGCGGTGGATCAAGAGGGTGGCCGAGTGCAGCGCCTGCGCCAGGGTTTCGTGCGCTTGCCCGCCATGCGCGCCATTGCCGACAATCCGAACGCCGAATACCTGGCCGAGCAGTGCGGCTGGATCATGGCGACCGAAGTGTTGGCCGTTGGCCTGGACCTGAGCTTCGCCCCGGTGCTCGACCTCGATTACCAGCGCAGCGCCGTTGTCGGCACCCGTTCGTTCGAAGGAGATCCCGAGCGCGCTGCCTTGCTCGCGGGTGCATTTATCCGCGGCATGAACAGCGCAGGCATGGCCGCCACCGGCAAGCACTTCCCCGGTCACGGCTGGGCCGAAGCCGATTCCCACGTCGCGATCCCGAATGATGAGCGCAGTCTCGATGAGATCCGCGCCAATGATCTGGTGCCGTTTGCCAAACTGAGCAAGCAACTGGCCGCGGTCATGCCGGCCCACGTTATTTATCCACAAGTCGATTCCCAGCCCGCAGGTTTCTCCCGCCGCTGGTTGCAGGACATCCTGCGCGGCGAGTTGCAGTTCGATGGCGTGATCTTCAGTGACGACCTGTCCATGGCAGGCGCTCATGTGGTCGGCGATGCCGCCAGCCGTATCGAAGCGGCGCTGACTGCCGGTTGCGACATGGGCCTGGTGTGCAACGATCGCGCTGCCGCCGAACTGGCCCTGAGCGCTGCCCAGCGTTTGAAGGTCAAGCCTTCCGAGCGCATTGCGCGGATGCGCGGCCAGTCGTTCGCCAGTACCGAATACCGTCAAGACCCGCGCTGGCTGGCCGCTGTCGGCGCGCTCAAAGAAGCTCAATTGATTGATTAA
- a CDS encoding S-methyl-5'-thioinosine phosphorylase: MTVYAIIGGTGLTQLEGLSIRQSLAVDTPYGAPSADVQIGEYAGKEVLFLARHGHPHRFPPHQVNYRANLWALKQAGAEAILAVNAVGGIHAAMGTGHFCVPHQLIDYTSGREHTYFADDLEHVTHIDFSYPYSEPLRQQLIAALAAEGVGYSSHGVYACTQGPRLETVAEIARLERDGCDIVGMTGMPEAALARELELDYACLALVVNPAAGKSTAVITMAEIEQALHDGMGKVKSTLARVLKG, from the coding sequence ATGACGGTTTACGCGATTATCGGTGGCACTGGCCTGACTCAACTCGAAGGCCTGAGCATTCGCCAGTCACTGGCAGTGGACACGCCTTATGGCGCGCCTTCGGCCGACGTTCAGATCGGCGAGTATGCCGGCAAGGAAGTGCTGTTCCTCGCGCGTCACGGCCACCCGCATCGTTTTCCGCCGCATCAGGTCAACTACCGCGCCAACCTCTGGGCGCTGAAGCAGGCCGGTGCCGAAGCCATTCTGGCGGTCAACGCCGTGGGCGGCATCCATGCGGCCATGGGCACCGGGCATTTCTGCGTGCCGCATCAGTTGATCGACTACACCAGCGGTCGTGAGCACACCTACTTTGCCGATGACCTGGAACACGTTACCCATATCGACTTCAGCTACCCCTACAGCGAACCGTTGCGCCAGCAACTGATTGCGGCATTGGCGGCGGAAGGTGTGGGCTACAGCAGTCATGGCGTGTATGCCTGCACGCAAGGGCCGCGCCTGGAGACAGTGGCTGAAATCGCCCGGCTGGAGCGCGATGGCTGCGACATCGTCGGCATGACCGGTATGCCGGAAGCGGCCCTGGCCCGCGAGCTGGAACTGGATTACGCCTGTCTGGCGCTGGTGGTGAACCCGGCGGCGGGCAAGTCGACGGCGGTGATCACCATGGCCGAGATCGAGCAGGCATTGCATGACGGCATGGGCAAGGTGAAATCGACATTGGCGCGGGTGCTCAAGGGCTGA
- a CDS encoding DEAD/DEAH box helicase — MSATLSKPLAPSWVSRFKEQSLERGRRYALENRVRIVEAGDATIIAACEGSGGNVYRQTIRLRESAKGTLLMVDATCSCPVHNNCKHCAAVLLQVQETLDYPAAAKDAELLEKLQAVLENRSPKAPPQVLVDNVQPVPRLWLASIEFSAFEPRNGRMQRYIQHRAALSFSYLDEYVCGQKNSDILIRQETQTLRIKRHPEVEQSYREQLRILGFKVATRQSKALPESAGELFEMVNDSAWLTFTLNELPKLRTQGWELQIDEDFGFDLTAVDDWYATVEQAPERDWFDLELGIIVNGERLSLLPILLNLMRSHTEILNPERLARRRDDELILVNIPNRPNSEHGPLQVALPFGRLKPVLATLGEFYLQEPGDTTLRLSKADATRLNPLEDMPLLWEGGEQIRTFAQRLRDIKDHTATAPDGLNATLRPYQLEGLSWMQSLRQLEVGGILADDMGLGKTLQTLAHVLSEKNAGRLDRPCMVVMPTSLIPNWLDEAAHFTPQLKVLALYGASRKKHFDKLADYDLILTTYALLPKDVERLAAQPLHILVLDEAQYIKNPNSKAAQAARELNARQRLCLSGTPLENHLGELWSLFHFLLPGWLGDVKSFNRDYRVPIEKRTSEVRLQHLNGRIKPFLLRRTKEQVATELPPKTEIIHWVELNEAQRDVYETMRLAMDKKVRDEITRKGVARSQIIILEALLKLRQVCCDLRLVNEATLPSRGSTSGKLDSLMEMLEELFEEGRRILLFSQFTSMLSLIEDELNKRGVAYALLTGQTRDRRTPVKEFQSGKRQIFLISLKAGGVGLNLTEADTVIHYDPWWNPATENQATDRAYRIGQEKPVFVYKMIARGTVEEKIQHLQKEKSDLAAGVLDGRKAGDWKLQSDDIEALFAPLPENLEKR, encoded by the coding sequence ATGTCCGCGACCCTGAGCAAACCCCTGGCACCATCCTGGGTCAGCCGATTCAAGGAACAGAGCCTGGAGCGTGGTCGCCGTTACGCGCTGGAGAATCGTGTCAGGATCGTCGAGGCCGGCGACGCCACGATCATTGCCGCCTGCGAAGGCTCTGGCGGTAACGTTTACCGTCAGACCATTCGCCTGCGCGAGTCAGCCAAAGGCACGCTGCTGATGGTCGACGCCACCTGCTCCTGCCCGGTCCACAACAACTGCAAACATTGTGCAGCGGTGCTCCTGCAAGTGCAGGAAACCCTCGACTACCCCGCTGCCGCCAAAGATGCCGAACTCCTGGAAAAGCTCCAGGCAGTCCTGGAAAACCGCAGCCCGAAAGCCCCGCCGCAAGTGCTGGTGGACAATGTGCAGCCCGTCCCGCGCCTGTGGCTGGCGAGCATCGAATTCAGCGCATTCGAACCGCGCAACGGCCGGATGCAACGCTACATCCAGCATCGAGCGGCACTGTCCTTCAGTTATCTGGATGAGTACGTTTGCGGGCAGAAAAACTCCGACATCCTGATACGCCAGGAAACCCAGACGCTGCGGATAAAACGCCACCCGGAAGTGGAACAGTCCTACCGCGAGCAGCTGCGAATCCTCGGCTTCAAAGTCGCCACCCGGCAAAGCAAGGCCTTGCCGGAAAGTGCCGGCGAGCTGTTCGAGATGGTCAATGACAGCGCCTGGCTGACCTTTACCCTCAATGAACTGCCGAAGCTGCGCACCCAGGGCTGGGAATTGCAGATCGACGAGGACTTCGGTTTCGACCTGACCGCGGTAGACGACTGGTACGCCACGGTCGAACAGGCACCGGAGCGCGACTGGTTCGATCTCGAACTGGGGATCATCGTCAACGGCGAACGCCTGAGCCTATTGCCGATCCTGCTCAACCTGATGCGCTCCCACACCGAAATCCTCAACCCGGAACGCCTGGCCCGACGCCGCGACGACGAGCTGATCCTGGTCAACATCCCCAATCGCCCGAATTCCGAGCACGGCCCGTTGCAAGTCGCCCTGCCCTTCGGCCGCTTGAAACCGGTGCTGGCCACCCTTGGCGAGTTCTACCTGCAAGAGCCCGGCGACACTACGCTGCGCCTGAGCAAGGCCGATGCCACGCGCCTGAACCCGCTGGAAGATATGCCGCTGCTCTGGGAGGGTGGCGAACAGATCCGCACCTTTGCCCAGCGCCTGCGTGACATCAAGGACCACACGGCCACCGCCCCGGACGGCCTGAATGCGACGCTGCGTCCGTATCAGCTCGAAGGCTTGAGCTGGATGCAGTCGCTGCGGCAGCTGGAAGTGGGTGGAATTCTCGCGGACGACATGGGCCTGGGCAAAACCCTGCAGACACTGGCGCACGTTCTGAGCGAGAAAAACGCCGGCCGCCTCGATCGGCCGTGCATGGTCGTGATGCCGACCAGCCTGATTCCCAACTGGCTCGACGAAGCGGCGCACTTTACGCCGCAGCTCAAGGTACTGGCGCTATACGGTGCCAGCCGCAAAAAGCACTTCGACAAGCTGGCTGACTACGATCTGATCCTGACCACCTATGCGCTGCTGCCCAAGGATGTCGAACGCCTGGCGGCGCAGCCATTGCACATACTGGTGCTGGACGAAGCGCAATACATCAAGAACCCGAACAGCAAGGCCGCACAGGCTGCCCGCGAGCTCAATGCCCGACAGCGCCTGTGCCTGAGCGGCACACCACTGGAAAACCATCTCGGTGAACTCTGGTCGCTGTTTCACTTCCTGTTGCCCGGCTGGCTGGGCGACGTCAAAAGCTTCAACCGCGATTACCGCGTGCCGATTGAAAAACGCACCAGCGAGGTCAGGCTCCAGCACCTCAACGGCCGGATCAAACCTTTCCTGCTGCGCCGCACCAAGGAACAGGTGGCCACCGAGTTGCCGCCGAAAACCGAGATCATCCACTGGGTCGAACTCAACGAAGCCCAGCGCGACGTGTACGAAACCATGCGCCTGGCCATGGACAAGAAAGTCCGTGACGAGATCACCCGCAAAGGCGTGGCCCGCAGCCAGATCATCATTCTCGAAGCACTGCTCAAGCTGCGTCAGGTGTGCTGCGACTTGCGCCTGGTCAACGAGGCGACCCTGCCAAGCCGTGGCAGCACGTCGGGCAAGCTCGACAGCCTGATGGAAATGCTCGAGGAATTGTTCGAGGAAGGTCGACGGATCCTGCTGTTCTCGCAGTTCACCTCGATGCTGTCACTGATCGAAGACGAACTGAACAAACGCGGCGTGGCCTACGCCCTGCTGACCGGCCAAACTCGCGACCGCCGCACCCCGGTGAAGGAATTCCAGAGCGGCAAGCGTCAGATATTTCTGATCAGTCTGAAGGCCGGTGGCGTTGGCCTGAACCTGACCGAGGCGGACACGGTGATTCATTACGACCCGTGGTGGAACCCGGCGACGGAAAACCAGGCGACCGACCGCGCGTATCGCATCGGCCAGGAGAAGCCGGTGTTCGTTTATAAAATGATTGCGCGCGGCACGGTAGAAGAGAAGATTCAGCACCTGCAAAAAGAAAAATCCGACCTCGCGGCCGGCGTGCTGGATGGGCGCAAGGCCGGGGACTGGAAGCTGCAGAGCGATGATATCGAGGCCTTGTTTGCGCCGCTGCCGGAAAACCTCGAAAAGCGCTGA
- a CDS encoding CsiV family protein, translating to MRLFRSLTLLTLLIPALIAPTAFADDLYQVEMILVRQNAVPAIVSRAAPEDWAAGAQPVSPDSLRTPSLNGEVEKLTSSADYTVLLHKAWQQPLGETASKVAISDGKEQYGQYPIEGTLNMKLGRFTDVDADFWVNQFDANGMVTASERMKQESHTKNGQLNFLDNGHLGLLIKITSLTAPAPRAAPEEIPD from the coding sequence ATGCGCCTGTTTCGCTCACTGACCTTGCTGACCCTGCTGATACCAGCGCTGATTGCACCCACGGCATTTGCCGATGACCTGTATCAGGTCGAAATGATTCTGGTCCGTCAAAACGCCGTGCCGGCGATTGTCAGCCGCGCCGCGCCGGAAGACTGGGCGGCTGGCGCCCAACCGGTCAGCCCCGACAGCCTGCGCACGCCAAGCCTGAATGGCGAGGTGGAAAAACTCACCAGCAGCGCCGACTACACGGTGTTGCTGCACAAGGCCTGGCAACAGCCCCTCGGCGAAACGGCCAGCAAAGTGGCGATCAGCGACGGCAAGGAACAGTATGGCCAGTACCCGATCGAGGGCACACTGAACATGAAACTGGGACGCTTTACCGACGTCGACGCCGATTTCTGGGTCAACCAGTTCGACGCCAATGGCATGGTGACTGCCAGCGAGCGCATGAAACAGGAAAGCCACACCAAGAACGGCCAGCTGAACTTCCTCGACAACGGCCACCTCGGCCTGCTGATCAAGATCACTTCGCTGACCGCCCCCGCACCCCGAGCAGCTCCCGAAGAAATTCCGGACTGA
- the mfd gene encoding transcription-repair coupling factor: protein MPVLRLPLLPAAAGKQHWGNLPGAALSLAIAEAASAAKRFTLLLTADSQSAERLEQELGFFAPDLPVLHFPDWETLPYDLFSPHQDIISQRIASLYRLPELSHGVLVVPITTALHRLAPTKFLLGSSLVLDIGQKLDVEQMRSRLEATGYRYVDTVYEHGEFTVRGSLIDLFPMGSKLPYRIDLFDDEIETLRTFDPENQRSIDKVDSVKLLPAKEFPLQKEAVTRFKARFRERFDVDFRRCPIFQDLSSGITPAGIEYYLPLFFEETSTLFDYLPQDTQVFSLPGIEQAAENFWNDVRNRYEERRVDPSRPLLPPAELFLPVEDCFARLKNWPRVVASQQDVESGGGRERFPARELPNLAIEAKATQPMAALADFLDQFPGRVLFTAESAGRREVLLELLERLKLRPKTVDSWPDFVAGKERLAITIAPLDEGLLLDDPALALVAESPLFGQRVMQRRRREKRADANNDAVIKNLTELREGAPVVHIDHGVGRYLGLATLEIDSQTAEFLALEYAEGAKLYVPVANLHLIARYTGSDDALAPLHRLGSETWQKAKRKAAEQVRDVAAELLDIYARRAAREGYAFADPKADYATFSAGFPFEETPDQQTTIDAVREDMLAPKPMDRLVCGDVGFGKTEVAMRAAFIAVHGGRQVAILVPTTLLAQQHYNSFRDRFADWPVTVEVMSRFKSAKEVNAAVANLAEGRIDIVIGTHKLLQDDVKIKNLGLVIIDEEHRFGVRQKEQLKALRSEVDILTLTATPIPRTLNMAVSGMRDLSIIATPPARRLSVRTFVMEQNKSTVKEALLRELLRGGQVYYLHNDVKTIEKCAADLAELVPEARIGIGHGQMRERELEQVMSDFYHKRFNVLIASTIIETGIDVPSANTIIIERADKFGLAQLHQLRGRVGRSHHQAYAYLLTPPRQQITPDAEKRLEAIANTQDLGAGFVLATNDLEIRGAGELLGDGQSGQIQAVGFTLYMEMLERAVKSIRKGEQPNLDQPLGGGPEVNLRVPALIPEDYLPDVHARLILYKRIASATDEDGLKDLQVEMIDRFGLLPEPTKNLIRITALKLQAEQLGIKKVDGGPQGGRVEFAAQTPVDPLTLIKLIQSQPKRYKFEGATMFKFMVPMERPEERFNTVEALFERLVPKTA, encoded by the coding sequence GTGCCCGTTCTGCGTCTACCGCTTCTCCCTGCCGCGGCAGGTAAACAGCACTGGGGCAACCTGCCCGGTGCCGCCCTGAGCCTGGCCATTGCCGAGGCCGCCAGCGCTGCCAAGCGCTTTACCCTGCTGCTGACCGCCGACAGCCAAAGTGCCGAACGGCTGGAACAGGAGCTGGGTTTCTTCGCCCCGGATTTGCCCGTATTGCACTTTCCCGACTGGGAAACCCTGCCCTACGACCTGTTCTCGCCGCACCAGGACATCATTTCCCAGCGCATCGCCAGCCTGTATCGGCTGCCGGAACTGAGCCATGGCGTGCTGGTGGTGCCGATCACGACCGCCCTGCATCGCCTCGCACCGACCAAATTCCTGCTCGGTAGCAGCCTGGTGCTGGATATCGGCCAGAAACTCGACGTCGAGCAAATGCGCTCCCGGCTTGAAGCCACGGGTTATCGCTACGTCGATACGGTGTATGAACACGGCGAGTTCACCGTTCGCGGTTCGCTGATCGATCTGTTCCCGATGGGCAGCAAGCTGCCGTATCGCATCGATCTGTTCGACGACGAAATCGAAACCCTGCGTACCTTTGACCCGGAAAACCAGCGGTCGATCGACAAGGTCGACTCGGTCAAGCTGTTGCCGGCCAAGGAATTCCCGCTGCAAAAAGAAGCGGTCACTCGCTTCAAGGCGCGGTTCCGCGAGCGCTTCGATGTCGACTTCCGCCGCTGCCCGATCTTCCAGGACTTGAGCAGCGGGATTACCCCGGCCGGTATCGAGTACTACCTGCCGCTGTTCTTCGAAGAAACCTCGACGCTGTTCGATTACCTGCCCCAGGACACGCAAGTGTTTTCCCTGCCGGGCATCGAGCAGGCCGCGGAAAACTTCTGGAACGACGTGCGCAATCGCTATGAAGAACGCCGCGTCGACCCGTCCCGTCCTTTATTACCGCCCGCCGAATTGTTCCTGCCGGTGGAAGACTGCTTCGCGCGCCTGAAAAACTGGCCGCGTGTGGTGGCCAGTCAACAGGACGTGGAAAGCGGTGGCGGTCGCGAGCGTTTCCCGGCTCGGGAGCTGCCCAACCTGGCCATCGAAGCCAAGGCCACTCAGCCGATGGCGGCACTGGCCGATTTCCTCGACCAGTTCCCCGGTCGCGTGTTGTTCACCGCCGAATCCGCAGGCCGCCGCGAAGTGTTGCTGGAGCTGCTGGAACGTCTGAAGCTGCGCCCGAAAACCGTCGATAGCTGGCCGGACTTTGTCGCTGGCAAGGAACGCCTGGCGATCACCATCGCACCGCTCGACGAAGGCTTGCTGCTGGACGACCCGGCCCTGGCTCTTGTCGCCGAAAGCCCGTTGTTCGGCCAGCGCGTAATGCAGCGCCGTCGCCGCGAAAAGCGCGCTGATGCCAATAACGATGCCGTGATCAAGAACCTCACCGAGCTGCGCGAAGGTGCGCCGGTGGTGCACATCGACCACGGCGTCGGCCGCTACCTGGGCCTGGCGACCCTGGAAATCGACAGCCAGACCGCCGAATTCCTCGCCCTGGAATACGCCGAAGGCGCCAAGCTTTATGTGCCGGTAGCCAACCTGCACCTGATCGCCCGCTACACCGGCAGCGACGATGCCCTGGCTCCGCTGCACCGCCTCGGCTCCGAGACCTGGCAGAAAGCCAAGCGCAAAGCCGCCGAACAGGTGCGTGACGTGGCCGCCGAGTTGCTCGACATCTATGCCCGCCGCGCCGCCCGCGAAGGCTACGCTTTCGCCGATCCGAAGGCCGACTACGCCACCTTCAGCGCCGGCTTCCCGTTCGAAGAAACCCCGGACCAGCAAACCACCATCGACGCAGTGCGCGAAGACATGCTTGCGCCCAAGCCGATGGATCGCCTGGTGTGCGGCGACGTTGGCTTCGGCAAGACCGAAGTGGCGATGCGCGCCGCGTTCATCGCCGTGCACGGCGGTCGCCAGGTAGCGATTCTGGTGCCGACCACCCTGCTCGCCCAGCAGCACTACAACAGCTTCCGCGACCGTTTTGCCGACTGGCCGGTGACCGTGGAAGTGATGAGCCGCTTCAAGTCGGCCAAGGAAGTGAATGCGGCGGTCGCGAACCTGGCCGAAGGCAGGATCGACATCGTCATCGGCACGCACAAGCTGCTGCAGGACGACGTGAAGATCAAAAACCTTGGCCTGGTGATCATCGACGAAGAGCACCGTTTCGGCGTTCGTCAGAAAGAACAGCTCAAGGCGCTGCGCAGCGAAGTCGACATCCTGACCCTGACCGCCACGCCGATTCCGCGCACGCTGAACATGGCGGTGTCGGGCATGCGCGACCTGTCGATCATCGCCACGCCGCCGGCCCGTCGCCTGTCGGTACGCACTTTCGTCATGGAGCAGAACAAGAGCACGGTCAAAGAGGCCCTGCTGCGTGAGCTGCTGCGTGGCGGCCAGGTCTACTACCTGCACAACGACGTGAAGACCATCGAGAAATGCGCCGCCGACCTCGCCGAACTGGTGCCGGAAGCACGGATCGGCATCGGCCACGGGCAGATGCGCGAACGCGAACTCGAACAGGTGATGAGCGACTTCTACCACAAGCGCTTCAACGTGCTGATCGCCTCGACCATCATCGAGACCGGCATCGACGTACCGAGCGCCAACACCATCATCATCGAGCGTGCCGACAAGTTCGGCCTGGCACAGTTGCACCAGTTGCGCGGTCGGGTCGGTCGCAGCCACCACCAGGCGTACGCCTACCTGCTGACGCCGCCACGCCAGCAAATCACCCCGGACGCGGAAAAGCGCCTGGAAGCGATTGCCAACACCCAGGACCTCGGCGCAGGCTTCGTGCTCGCCACCAACGACCTGGAAATCCGTGGCGCCGGCGAACTGCTCGGCGACGGCCAGAGCGGGCAGATCCAGGCCGTCGGCTTCACGCTGTACATGGAAATGCTCGAGCGCGCGGTGAAGTCGATCCGCAAGGGCGAGCAGCCAAACCTCGATCAACCGCTAGGCGGCGGTCCGGAAGTCAACTTGCGGGTACCGGCGTTGATCCCGGAAGACTACCTGCCGGATGTCCACGCCCGCCTGATTCTCTACAAGCGCATTGCCTCGGCCACCGACGAGGACGGCCTCAAGGATTTGCAGGTGGAGATGATCGACCGTTTCGGCCTGTTGCCGGAACCGACCAAGAACCTGATCCGCATCACTGCATTGAAATTGCAGGCCGAGCAACTGGGCATCAAGAAAGTCGATGGCGGCCCACAAGGCGGTCGCGTCGAGTTCGCCGCACAGACGCCGGTCGACCCGCTGACCCTGATCAAACTGATCCAGAGCCAGCCAAAACGCTACAAATTCGAAGGCGCCACGATGTTCAAGTTCATGGTTCCGATGGAGCGCCCGGAAGAGCGCTTTAATACTGTAGAGGCGCTGTTCGAGCGCCTCGTTCCGAAAACTGCTTGA
- a CDS encoding glyceraldehyde-3-phosphate dehydrogenase, protein MWKVPVTQKPDQCLGEWIDREALAEAMIPLIGQLYRNNNVVSSIYGRSLINRSVIAILKAHRFARHRQSDESELSVHETFPLIKAMSELKLGAASVDLGKLAAKFKAEGNGRTAEQFVREELADVVGQQNASARKGTDVVLYGFGRIGRLLARILIEKTGGGDGLRLRAIVVRKGAENDLVKRASLLRRDSVHGPFDGTITIDEANNTITANGNLIQVIYAKSPAEVDYTQYGIENALIVDNTGVWRDADGLGQHLACPGAARVILTAPGKGALKNIVHGINHGEITPDDKIISAASCTTNAIVPVLKAVNDKYGIINGHVETVHSFTNDQNLIDNFHKGSRRGRAAPLNMVITETGAATAAAKALPVLKGKLTGNAIRVPTPNVSMAILNLNLEKATTREEINEYLRQMAMHSDLHKQIDYVSSQEVVSTDFVGSRHAGVVDAEATITQDNRVVLYVWYDNEFGYSCQVVRVMEDMAGVNPPAFPR, encoded by the coding sequence ATGTGGAAGGTTCCCGTGACTCAGAAGCCCGACCAGTGTCTTGGTGAATGGATCGACCGTGAAGCACTCGCAGAAGCGATGATTCCGCTTATCGGTCAGCTCTACCGCAATAACAACGTGGTGAGCTCGATCTATGGCCGCAGCCTGATCAATCGTTCAGTCATTGCGATTCTCAAAGCTCACCGCTTTGCTCGTCACCGTCAGTCCGACGAAAGCGAGCTGTCCGTCCACGAAACATTCCCGCTGATCAAGGCGATGAGCGAGCTCAAGCTCGGTGCCGCTTCGGTGGACCTGGGCAAGCTGGCGGCCAAATTCAAGGCCGAAGGCAATGGCCGTACTGCCGAGCAGTTCGTCCGTGAAGAACTGGCTGACGTGGTTGGCCAGCAAAACGCATCCGCCCGCAAAGGCACCGACGTTGTCCTCTACGGCTTCGGTCGTATCGGCCGTCTGCTGGCACGCATCCTGATCGAGAAAACCGGTGGTGGCGACGGCCTGCGCCTGCGCGCCATCGTTGTCCGCAAGGGCGCCGAGAACGACCTGGTCAAGCGTGCCAGCCTGCTGCGCCGCGACTCGGTCCATGGCCCGTTCGATGGCACCATCACTATCGATGAAGCCAACAACACCATCACCGCCAACGGCAACCTGATCCAGGTTATCTACGCCAAGAGCCCGGCCGAAGTCGACTACACCCAGTACGGCATCGAAAACGCTCTGATCGTCGACAACACCGGTGTATGGCGTGACGCCGACGGCCTGGGCCAGCACCTGGCCTGCCCGGGCGCTGCCCGCGTGATCCTCACCGCACCTGGCAAGGGCGCGCTGAAGAACATCGTGCATGGCATCAACCATGGCGAAATCACCCCTGACGACAAGATCATTTCGGCGGCTTCCTGCACCACCAACGCCATCGTGCCGGTGCTCAAGGCAGTCAACGACAAGTACGGCATCATCAACGGCCACGTCGAAACCGTTCACTCGTTCACCAACGACCAGAACCTGATCGACAACTTCCACAAGGGCAGCCGTCGTGGCCGCGCCGCGCCGCTGAACATGGTTATCACCGAGACCGGTGCCGCCACCGCAGCCGCCAAGGCGCTGCCAGTGCTCAAGGGCAAGCTGACCGGCAACGCGATTCGCGTTCCTACGCCGAACGTGTCGATGGCCATCCTGAACCTGAACCTGGAAAAGGCCACCACTCGCGAAGAGATCAACGAGTACCTGCGCCAGATGGCCATGCACTCGGATCTGCACAAGCAGATCGACTACGTGAGCTCCCAGGAAGTGGTTTCCACCGACTTCGTTGGCTCGCGCCACGCAGGCGTAGTGGACGCTGAAGCGACCATCACCCAGGATAACCGCGTTGTTCTGTACGTCTGGTACGACAACGAGTTCGGTTACAGCTGCCAGGTGGTTCGCGTGATGGAAGACATGGCCGGTGTAAACCCGCCAGCATTCCCGCGCTAA
- a CDS encoding FAD:protein FMN transferase, producing the protein MLSACGNGDTLETFGGPTMGSTYSIKYVRHAGFPAQDEVRVQVEQILADIDRQMSTYRSDSDIERFNVLPADGCQAMPASILELVRVGELMSVQSDGSYDLTVEPLLNLWGFGPQARGEKVPAAEALAEARKRVGHEHLRIDGDQLCKDAAVEVDFNSIAAGYAVDTIAAKLEAMGIHDYLAEATGELKASGKKADGSPWRIALEEPRDDRQVAERVIVVDGYGLSTSGDYRNYFEQDGQRFSHTFDARTGVPVSHNLASVTVIHPSALMADGLSTLLLILGPERGWDYAEKHDIGAFFVIRADTGFVTRSSHAFERLSGEKTE; encoded by the coding sequence ATGCTGTCCGCCTGCGGCAACGGCGACACTCTGGAAACCTTCGGCGGCCCGACCATGGGCAGCACTTATTCGATCAAGTATGTGCGCCATGCCGGCTTTCCGGCGCAGGACGAGGTCCGCGTCCAGGTCGAGCAAATCCTCGCTGACATTGACCGGCAAATGTCCACCTACCGCAGCGACTCGGACATCGAGCGCTTCAATGTATTGCCGGCCGACGGCTGTCAGGCAATGCCGGCGTCGATCCTCGAATTGGTCCGCGTGGGCGAATTAATGTCAGTGCAAAGCGACGGCTCCTACGATCTGACGGTGGAGCCGTTGCTCAATCTCTGGGGATTTGGTCCGCAGGCTCGCGGGGAAAAAGTCCCGGCTGCCGAAGCGCTCGCCGAAGCCCGCAAGCGCGTCGGCCACGAACACTTGCGCATCGATGGCGACCAGTTGTGCAAGGACGCCGCTGTCGAGGTCGATTTCAACAGCATCGCCGCCGGTTATGCGGTGGATACGATTGCCGCAAAACTTGAGGCGATGGGCATCCACGATTACCTCGCCGAAGCGACAGGCGAGCTCAAGGCGTCCGGCAAGAAGGCTGATGGCTCGCCATGGCGCATCGCTCTGGAAGAGCCGCGGGATGATCGGCAGGTGGCCGAGCGCGTGATTGTTGTCGACGGCTATGGCCTGTCCACCTCCGGCGACTATCGTAATTACTTCGAGCAGGACGGCCAGCGTTTTTCCCACACTTTCGATGCGCGCACCGGTGTGCCGGTCTCACATAACCTGGCATCGGTCACGGTGATTCATCCTTCCGCGTTGATGGCCGATGGCTTATCGACGCTGTTGCTGATTCTCGGCCCCGAGCGCGGTTGGGACTACGCAGAAAAACACGATATCGGCGCATTTTTTGTGATTCGTGCCGATACAGGTTTCGTCACGCGCAGCAGTCACGCTTTTGAACGCCTCAGTGGCGAAAAAACCGAATGA